From Desulfolucanica intricata, the proteins below share one genomic window:
- the groL gene encoding chaperonin GroEL (60 kDa chaperone family; promotes refolding of misfolded polypeptides especially under stressful conditions; forms two stacked rings of heptamers to form a barrel-shaped 14mer; ends can be capped by GroES; misfolded proteins enter the barrel where they are refolded when GroES binds), whose protein sequence is MAGKEIIFREDARKALERGVNQLAEAVRVTLGPKGRNVVLDKKFGAPTITNDGVTIAREIELSDPFENMGAQLVKEVATKTNDVAGDGTTTATVLAQAMVREGLRNVTAGANPMIIKRGIEKAVDKAVEAIKKDSKPIESKSAIAQVASISANDETIGNLIADAMEKVGKDGVITVEESKGIGTTLDVVEGMNFDRGYISPYMITDTDKMEADLEEPYILITDKKISAIQDILPILEKVVQSGKALLIIAEDLEGEALATLVLNKLRGTFTCVAVKAPGFGDRRKEMLQDIAILTGGQVITEDLGLKLDKVTLDMLGRASRVRVKKEETVIVGGQGSTEEITKRVAQIKTRIEETTSDFDREKLQERLAKLAGGVAVIQVGAATEVEMKEKKLRIEDALNATRAAVEEGIVSGGGVAYVSIISALDSLEPANLDEKTGIDIVRRALEDPLRQIANNAGLEGSVIVEKVKAAEKGIGFNALTGEFVNMIESGIVDPAKVARSALQNASSIAAMILTTETLVADKPEDNKDSMGGMGGMGGGMPGMM, encoded by the coding sequence ATGGCCGGAAAAGAAATTATTTTCCGCGAAGATGCCCGTAAGGCATTGGAAAGAGGCGTTAACCAATTAGCCGAAGCTGTACGCGTAACTTTAGGACCTAAAGGCCGTAATGTTGTACTGGATAAAAAATTCGGTGCACCGACTATTACTAATGACGGTGTTACTATTGCCAGAGAAATCGAGCTTTCTGATCCATTCGAAAATATGGGTGCTCAACTGGTAAAAGAAGTTGCCACTAAAACCAACGATGTAGCCGGTGACGGTACAACAACCGCAACTGTATTGGCCCAGGCGATGGTTCGTGAAGGTTTAAGAAACGTAACCGCCGGTGCTAATCCGATGATTATTAAGCGTGGTATTGAGAAGGCAGTAGATAAAGCTGTTGAAGCTATTAAAAAAGACTCTAAGCCTATCGAAAGCAAATCTGCCATTGCACAGGTCGCTTCAATTTCTGCCAATGATGAAACTATTGGTAACCTGATTGCAGATGCTATGGAAAAAGTAGGTAAAGACGGTGTTATCACTGTTGAAGAATCCAAGGGTATCGGTACTACCTTAGATGTAGTAGAAGGTATGAATTTTGACCGGGGCTATATTTCTCCGTATATGATTACCGATACTGACAAAATGGAAGCTGATCTGGAAGAGCCCTACATACTGATTACCGATAAGAAAATTTCGGCTATTCAAGACATACTTCCGATTTTAGAAAAAGTTGTTCAATCAGGTAAAGCCCTTTTGATTATTGCCGAAGACCTTGAAGGTGAAGCTCTTGCTACCCTGGTACTGAATAAACTGCGCGGAACCTTTACTTGTGTTGCTGTTAAGGCTCCTGGTTTTGGTGACCGTCGTAAAGAAATGCTGCAGGATATTGCTATCCTCACCGGTGGTCAGGTAATCACTGAAGACCTTGGCTTGAAGCTGGATAAAGTTACTCTTGATATGCTGGGTAGAGCTTCCAGAGTTAGAGTTAAAAAGGAAGAAACCGTCATCGTTGGCGGTCAGGGTAGCACGGAGGAAATTACCAAACGTGTGGCTCAAATTAAGACCCGAATTGAAGAAACTACTTCAGACTTCGACCGTGAAAAATTACAAGAGCGGTTGGCCAAGCTGGCCGGCGGCGTAGCTGTAATCCAGGTGGGTGCCGCTACTGAAGTTGAAATGAAAGAGAAGAAACTCCGCATTGAGGATGCCTTAAACGCTACCAGGGCAGCTGTAGAAGAAGGTATCGTTTCCGGTGGTGGCGTGGCTTATGTAAGTATTATTTCTGCCTTAGATAGCTTAGAGCCGGCTAACCTTGATGAAAAAACCGGTATTGATATTGTACGCCGGGCCCTTGAAGATCCCCTGCGCCAGATTGCTAACAATGCCGGCTTAGAAGGCTCCGTAATCGTAGAAAAGGTTAAAGCAGCTGAAAAAGGTATTGGTTTTAACGCTTTAACCGGCGAGTTTGTTAATATGATCGAATCAGGTATCGTAGACCCGGCTAAAGTAGCCCGTTCTGCTCTGCAAAATGCTTCCAGTATCGCTGCTATGATTCTCACTACTGAGACCCTTGTAGCCGATAAGCCGGAAGATAATAAAGATTCCATGGGCGGCATGGGCGGCATGGGCGGCGGAATGCCCGGCATGATGTAA